ATATTTTATCACCGATCATTTTAGTGGCTGCTTTAGGCGTAGCCCTGATATTATTGAGCCTATATCCTATTTCGCAGATCTATCAGCACAAAGAAGACCAAGCCCGCGGAGATCGTACCTTTGCAATTACTTTTGGTAGTTCAGCTGTACAAACTTTTTTTAGAATTGCATACAGTTTAGGTTTAACAATGCTAAGCGGTGTTTTGATTTGGGAGCATGTGCGATTGGGAGTTCTTTTTGCAGGAATTGGCGTTATTGTGGGAGTTATCACCAATAAAAAAGTTCAGTTGGTTGAAGATGGTGAAAAGGGATACCAAAAGGTGATGCAAATAAAATACGGTCTTTCATTAGCCTTCGTATTTTTTTTGATAATAGCCATTTTGCTAAAACACGGACAAATAAATGGAATACCTATCATCCAAAATTGGTTATTACGGTAAGACATATTTGATAAATTTAATTTCAATAAAATAAAAGTATTGTATGAGTACTACGACCAAGCAGGTGATTAATCAATCCATTATTGATAATGCAATGACCTACGGTCAATACCGGCAGATGATTGACGAGCTGGTAAATAAAAATGAGACTACCGGAGATGATCATTCCGAAGAAATGATTGAATACACCAAAATGAATGTGCAACGGATGGACCGGCTTGATAAACAAATTGAGTTGGCTGACTCCCTTGTTGAAAAGCTTAACCAGCTTGATGAATCTTGGGTTTGGCTGATACTTACCGAAGCATGGTGTGGAGATGCAGCGCAAAATGTGCCGATTATTGCTAAGATAGCCGATCAAACTGAGAATATTGAGCTCCGACTTATTCTGCGTGATCAGCACTTGAATATTATAGATGAATACCTAACGGATGGCGGCCGGTCTATACCCAAGCTCGTATGTCTGGACGCTGAAACGTTACAGGAAATTGGAACTTGGGGACCTCGTCCCGGTGATTTTCAAAAAAAGGCGATGGAATGGAAAAACGACTCAGATATTAGCAAAGAAGAATGGGCTGAAAAATTGCACAAGTGGTATGCTAAAAACAAGGGACAAGAACTGATGGCTGATTTTGAAGAGTTGCTCAATCA
The sequence above is a segment of the Fodinibius salinus genome. Coding sequences within it:
- a CDS encoding UbiA family prenyltransferase; translated protein: MSGGFLLGGFLSSSFTSTSFIIQFFNVHLLLFGGATAYNSYWDKDEGAIGGLRNPPPMQGWMHPASVLLQFLSLTIACSLGIAYTAIFLASIFLFWGYSSPMVRWKGSPIISLIAIGISTGFNAVLLGYVAAGSHILSPIILVAALGVALILLSLYPISQIYQHKEDQARGDRTFAITFGSSAVQTFFRIAYSLGLTMLSGVLIWEHVRLGVLFAGIGVIVGVITNKKVQLVEDGEKGYQKVMQIKYGLSLAFVFFLIIAILLKHGQINGIPIIQNWLLR
- a CDS encoding thioredoxin family protein, which gives rise to MSTTTKQVINQSIIDNAMTYGQYRQMIDELVNKNETTGDDHSEEMIEYTKMNVQRMDRLDKQIELADSLVEKLNQLDESWVWLILTEAWCGDAAQNVPIIAKIADQTENIELRLILRDQHLNIIDEYLTDGGRSIPKLVCLDAETLQEIGTWGPRPGDFQKKAMEWKNDSDISKEEWAEKLHKWYAKNKGQELMADFEELLNQWSTNDR